The following are from one region of the Pseudomonas putida genome:
- the prpB gene encoding methylisocitrate lyase has product MTVKSTPGQRFRDAVAAEHPLQVVGAINANHALLAKRAGFKAIYLSGGGVAAGSLGLPDLGISGLDDVLTDVRRITDVCDVPLLVDVDTGFGASAFNVARTVRSMSKFGAAAIHIEDQVGAKRCGHRPNKEIVSQQEMVDRIKAAVDARTDDSFVIMARTDALAVEGLNAALDRAAACVEAGADMIFPEAITELQMYKTFADRVKAPILANITEFGATPLYTTEELASVDVSLVLYPLSAFRAMNKAAENVYTALRRDGTQKNVIDTMQTRMELYEAIGYHAFEQSLDALFAQKKG; this is encoded by the coding sequence ATGACTGTGAAGAGCACCCCCGGTCAGCGTTTCCGCGACGCCGTTGCCGCTGAACATCCGCTGCAGGTGGTTGGCGCCATCAACGCCAACCATGCCCTGCTGGCCAAACGCGCCGGCTTCAAGGCCATCTACCTGTCCGGTGGCGGCGTCGCCGCCGGTTCGCTGGGCCTGCCGGACCTGGGCATCAGCGGCCTGGACGATGTGCTCACCGACGTGCGTCGCATCACCGACGTGTGCGACGTGCCGCTGCTGGTGGATGTCGACACCGGTTTCGGTGCCTCGGCCTTCAACGTCGCCCGCACCGTGCGCTCGATGAGCAAGTTCGGCGCTGCCGCCATCCATATCGAGGACCAGGTTGGCGCCAAGCGCTGCGGCCACCGCCCGAACAAGGAGATCGTCAGCCAGCAGGAAATGGTCGATCGCATCAAGGCCGCAGTCGATGCCCGTACCGATGACAGCTTCGTGATCATGGCGCGTACCGACGCCCTGGCCGTCGAGGGCCTGAACGCGGCGCTGGACCGCGCCGCCGCCTGCGTCGAGGCAGGTGCCGACATGATCTTCCCGGAAGCCATTACCGAGCTGCAGATGTACAAGACCTTTGCCGACCGGGTGAAGGCACCGATCCTGGCCAACATCACCGAGTTCGGCGCCACGCCGCTGTACACCACCGAAGAGCTGGCCTCGGTCGACGTGTCGCTGGTGCTGTACCCGCTGTCGGCCTTCCGCGCCATGAACAAAGCCGCCGAGAATGTCTATACCGCGCTGCGCCGTGACGGCACGCAGAAGAACGTGATCGACACCATGCAGACCCGCATGGAGCTCTACGAGGCCATTGGTTATCACGCCTTCGAGCAGAGCCTCGATGCGTTGTTTGCCCAGAAGAAGGGCTGA
- the prpC gene encoding 2-methylcitrate synthase yields the protein MAEAKVLSGAGLRGQVAGQTALSTVGQAGAGLTYRGYDVRDLAAGAEFEEVAYLLLYGELPSKAELADYKRKLKGLRDLPQALKEVLERIPRDAHPMDVMRTGCSVLGTLEPELTFEAQREKTDRLLALFPAVMCYWYRFTHHGVRIDCTSDEDTLGGHFLHLLHGKKPSDLHVKVMNVSLILYAEHEFNASTFTARVCASTLSDLYSCITAAIGSLRGPLHGGANEAAMELIERFQSPQEATAELLRMLERKDKIMGFGHAIYKESDPRNEVIKGWSKQLADEVGDKVLYPVSEAIDKTMWEQKRLFPNADFYHASAYHFMGIPTKLFTPIFVCSRLTGWAAHVFEQRANNRIIRPSAEYVGVEQRQFVPIDQR from the coding sequence ATGGCCGAAGCAAAAGTACTCAGTGGCGCAGGCCTGCGCGGCCAGGTGGCCGGCCAGACTGCATTGTCCACCGTGGGCCAGGCCGGTGCCGGGCTGACCTACCGAGGTTACGACGTGCGTGACCTGGCCGCCGGTGCCGAATTCGAAGAAGTCGCCTACCTGCTGTTGTACGGCGAGCTGCCGAGCAAGGCCGAACTGGCCGACTACAAGCGCAAGCTCAAGGGCCTGCGTGACCTGCCGCAGGCGCTGAAGGAAGTGCTCGAGCGCATCCCGCGCGACGCCCACCCGATGGACGTTATGCGCACTGGTTGCTCGGTGCTCGGTACCCTGGAACCGGAGCTGACCTTCGAAGCCCAGCGCGAGAAGACCGACCGCCTGCTCGCGCTGTTCCCGGCGGTGATGTGCTACTGGTACCGCTTCACCCACCACGGCGTGCGCATCGACTGCACCAGCGACGAAGACACCCTCGGCGGGCATTTCCTGCACCTGCTGCACGGCAAGAAACCCAGCGACCTTCACGTCAAGGTGATGAACGTTTCGCTGATCCTTTACGCCGAGCACGAATTCAACGCTTCCACCTTCACCGCACGCGTCTGTGCCTCGACCTTGTCCGACCTGTATTCCTGCATCACCGCTGCCATCGGCTCGCTGCGCGGCCCGCTGCACGGTGGCGCCAACGAGGCGGCGATGGAGCTGATCGAGCGTTTCCAGAGCCCGCAGGAAGCTACTGCCGAGCTGCTGCGCATGCTTGAGCGCAAGGACAAGATCATGGGCTTTGGCCATGCCATCTACAAAGAGTCCGACCCGCGCAACGAGGTGATCAAGGGCTGGTCGAAGCAGCTGGCCGACGAAGTGGGCGACAAGGTGCTGTACCCGGTTTCCGAAGCCATCGACAAGACCATGTGGGAGCAGAAGCGCCTGTTCCCCAACGCCGACTTCTACCATGCCTCGGCGTACCACTTCATGGGCATCCCGACCAAGCTGTTCACCCCGATCTTCGTCTGCTCGCGCCTGACCGGCTGGGCGGCGCACGTCTTCGAGCAGCGCGCCAACAACCGCATCATCCGCCCGAGCGCCGAGTATGTCGGTGTCGAGCAGCGCCAGTTCGTGCCGATCGACCAGCGCTGA